The Gopherus evgoodei ecotype Sinaloan lineage chromosome 4, rGopEvg1_v1.p, whole genome shotgun sequence nucleotide sequence GCTATTGTTTGTGTCAGGAGGGATATTGATTTTctataaaaataagaaaacaagaaGCACCAAGGGGCTGCAGAAGGTCAGGCCGggctggagaaggagggggaggctAAGCACTCTGTCTCTGTCACTTGCCTTCCAGGAGAAGGGGATTTTTTCTTTCCTGAGAGATCAGCCTCTAATACATCAGCAGAGCCAGGCTCATGACTGCCACTACAGGCTGTCACCAAACCTGCTACTATTTAAAAGGAACTAAACTACAAACTGGGGAGTAACTGGTCATTCTATGAGCCCTAAATACATCAAGATAAAACAAGGGCTCACCTTATCACTGGCTGGTAAACTTAGTACAACATCCAATTTGAAACTGAGCGATACAAAAGAAGTCTAGTTAGATTTTGTTCTATGTGAAAGATTAGACAGACAATGTGAACTTGAGGTAGCACATGTGTTACTCACGGATGTTCTCAGACAGCCCTTGGACTATTCTGGTTTGATCTGCCCTATGAAATCACATTAAGCAGACAATTCAGACAGCATACATCTAAGACAAATGAGACAGACGTTCAGGGCCTCCATTTATAGTTTCAGTTCCCCATTGTGTGGAAGAGCTCCAAAACATTAAAAGGGGAACTTGGTGGAGAGGTTTTACCTAAGACGTTTACTAATCACCACCATTGTACTGGTAGCCCAAAATCTCAAATGTCTCCTAAAATTAATCCATTTGTTTCTCTCACTCTTGGTTTCCCCTTCCTTTTGGATATCAGGCTTTGATTTCCCTCTCATACCACTCTTAGATTAGTCATTTGCTCCCTCACCACATTCCTATGTATATTTCCTTTCCCCCCTTCATTTCAGTCTCCATCTCCCCCACTTTTATGTGGGATGTTGCCTATTccattatttgtgtgtgtgggaggatatTCCAAAATTATTCATCCCCCCACATCCCACTCTGAAGACATGATATGGTAACAAAGCTTTCTCCagtataaaactgaatacagcCCCATTGGTAATCCAACAAAGCTGCTTCCTCattaaggtcctgatccaaagcttattaagtcaatgggagcctttccattgaattcagtgcacTTTGGATCAGAGCATAAGCAAAGGGAAGTGATGCAAGTGCTGAGTGTTTTAGCTCCACAGAGAGGCTAGCTCCTGCTAATCCAGGAGGAAGGAGGATGTGGGAAACATCACTGCTGAATGATACAAGACATTTGTTCCCCTAGTGGCTAAGTGTGCTGCTTTTGCAGTACTTACAATCTCTGTTGACAGGAGAGGTGAGAAACCCAATTCAATCCCAAACTGATGTACCACAGCCACTAGAACACTCATGCTGCTTCCTGGCCCCACTTGCTTTGTCAATCACCTTTCCTCTTGCCTGTTTATGGCTATACTCATGACCATTTTCTCTCCTCCCTGTCCAGTTTTCACATGTTCCTCAGGATatgcccttgctgcagctgtaCAAAGCACTTCAGTGGTATCAGACGGAGCATCTACAGCAGAGTGAAAGTGATGTACACATACCAAGTTTCACTCTGCTGTGTCTAGTAGGGAAGCACTGTATTTAGTGCAGGAGAGGCAAAGGCATGACCCCGCACTGCTGCCAAGAGCATTCTACAGGGAGAACTAATGCACATGTATTCTCCCTCTaactccactccactcccctcAACAAGCCACATCCCAGACCATACACGTGGAGGTAAGATAGTCAAACCATTTGATCTCTGGATTTCCAAAGAGAATCCAAAGGATTTGGCAGCAGATGACAAGTGTCATTTGATGCAAACATATACACACTAAGCCCTGGTCTgcattacagagttaggtcaatgcaaggcagtttacatcgacctaactctgtaagcatctacattaaaatgtagctcccactgatgtaactctccaactaagggcttgtctacatttacaagTTATAGAGTCGttacttgctggctcaggggtgtgaaaagtcaCCCTCTTGAATGCAGCAAGTCTGAGCACTTTAAAGCAGTAGCGTAGAtaggctcccagcgctgggagccccgCTCAGAGCTAATCCCTTTGTGGAGATGAATTACTAGGAGTGCTGGGAGAGCCCTCTCCCAGCACTCAGACACGACCACAcatgcacttcaaagcactgctgcgggagtGTTCCcagaagtttccagtgtagacataccgttaataactccacctctgtgagaggtgtaGTGCTTACATTGATTTAGTTAGGTCGACgcagcatcagtgtagacactgtgttgcttacatcgaCTGTTGCTAATTTTCAGAagctgccccacactgacagttaaaacagtacaagcactcctggtgaagATGCgcaccactgacacaaggagcatagtatGGACatacaaaagcaatttaattaatGCAGTGGCTGTACGTCATGGTAACTTGGGTcaaataattttgtagtgtagacataccctaattagtctaaaggaaagaaaccaactgagggaaaacaaaacaatcaccCAGTGCATTTCTCAGGTGATGGACCAAAACAAAGCTGTGTGTTTGCTTTCTCAATGGCTGGCATAGAAAAGGCTGGATGAAAGCCAGCTGGTTTAAGTTCAACTGAACATGATGGAAAAGATACTGATTGGTGTAGAAAGTACCTCGAGGAGGCTACCAATGTCTATTACTGCTCTATCAAGTGAGGGAATCTATCTGCCCATTGTCATGGATGTACATTCTCAAGATGCTACTCAATATTTCCTCTCCGGTACTACTAGATAAAAATATCTTTTCCCATCTTCATATGTCAAAAAAAGCATCCTCTCTTCAGTAGGAAAAGCCTCACCTAGATCTATGCCTTTGTTACAACTACACTAGACAACTAACATGCACTAACTTGTAAACAGAACAATGTTTTGATCAAGGTACATATAGTCACTGGTCACAACAGGAAAtttgttctgttttcctttgtTGTTTCTCATAAACCCTTGGAAACATGAAACTGAAATCAGTCTCATCCCTCACTCACAGACTTGTCAACGTGGTTTTCTCTGCAAAGACTAGAGCTACTAGCATGCCGGTTGTCACTGTGAAGACAGAGACAACAGACTTCCCATTGGAGCTACAAGTGCATCGGTTTGTTACGAGTACAACATACACGTCACTACTGAGTCATGAAGACAACATGCACATTGATTTAGCACCACAGGATTGCTTGCAAGGACTGCAGGCAAGGGTCTGCACCTTGTGAAAGGTTTGGAGATTCTTTTTTCTTGTATCTTTAAGGGAAaagtagccttttttttttttaaagagggaacTACCTAGAGCAGGGCACAGTCTTCGCAAGCAGCTGTAAAGGAATTTGATAATCTGATTGTGGTAGGGGAAGGAAAGGCCTGGAGAGCTCACCATTCAGACATGTTTTCATCAGAACCCTGTTTTTGTTCATCCGCTTCACACTccatcctctccttcctcccacctttACTGAGGAAGGGCCTGTTCTCTGCTGTCTCACACAGGCCATGGCTGGATGAAGTCCAGGGGGCATTCTCCTTCCAACGTGACAGACGCTGCTTCTTGGCTGACTTGAACCTATAGCCCCTCTCATAGTTCCACTCTGATACCTTGAGTTTCTGCTGGAGGCTAGCAGCTACCTCTGAGGTCACACGTTTCACCTTCCGGCGGCGCCTGAGGGGTCGGCAGGGTCCATTTTCTGTGAAGGAGTCTGACTCATGCCAAGAATGCTGCTTGCTCTTTAGGGTGGCACTCAGAGCTGGGTGGCGTTTGGCCACAGCCATGTCATCTGAGTCACTGAAGTTCGCAGTCAACACCTCACGACAGTCCTTCATGGCTTCATCCAAGCTTGATTCCGAAGCCTCACTGTAGCAGCAGGCATGCTCTGTCTGGTGCGTGAAGTCTGAGCGCCGCTTACGACCCCTTCTCTTGCGAAACTGCCGTCGCTGCTGCCGTGGGCTCAGCGCCATCTCTTCCCACAGCTCATCCAGCTTGTTTTGTTCTGAGGTCTGCTCCAAGGCCGAGGCCAAGTCATGCACCAGCTCATCCATGGGAAATGTCTACTAAACACGAAAACAAACAATTAGTAACAGCCACTAATGTTACTGTAACAGCACATCATTAGATCAGCATAAACTAGAGCCTTCTTCACACCAGCAACTTGGTTAGACACTCACCTTGGACCTGCCCAATAGGACTAATGCAGGCAAACTGTTCTTGTGTTACAGCTCAGTCTTCCCTTTAAAATTAGGGCTACTACTTCCCCTTCCCAGCCAAGAGCATCTCATGCTATAGCAATTAGAGACAAGTTTATGCCTGACATGGACATGAGATTGCATTTTCTTCCTTGAAGCACTATATCACAGTATCTAGCCTAAAAGTGAAACGCCTGAATTCAGAACACCATATGATGTCATACCATCAGCAGTTACAAGCAAAAAACAGGATTAGACCTGCTCAGTACATGGATTGGAGACCTCTACCAGTCACATAGGGACTGAGTGACTTAATAGGTGGCACacttgggtcagaccaatggcacAATGTGCATTAAAGACTCTATGCTGCATGAGGGTCAGACTTTCCAAAGAGGAAAGTCTCATTCTAATGCAGTTACGAAGGTTTCATGATGCTTCCCCCCCCtcacgcctttttttttttttttgaggtgggggaaTCAGGCATTAACTCCTGGAGTACTGATCAAATTTCAGTCTGTAATTATAGTCTAGTTTGTTACATCTCCCCGCCATTG carries:
- the GPATCH2L gene encoding G patch domain-containing protein 2-like isoform X12, yielding MDELVHDLASALEQTSEQNKLDELWEEMALSPRQQRRQFRKRRGRKRRSDFTHQTEHACCYSEASESSLDEAMKDCREVLTANFSDSDDMAVAKRHPALSATLKSKQHSWHESDSFTENGPCRPLRRRRKVKRVTSEVAASLQQKLKVSEWNYERGYRFKSAKKQRLSRWKENAPWTSSSHGLCETAENRPFLSKGGRKERMECEADEQKQGSDENMSECETSSVCSSSDTGLFTNDEGRQGDDEQSDWFYEGECVPGFTVPNLLPKWGADHRSEVERMDSGLEKISDSTFLLPSRPAQRGFHARLNRLPGAAARCLRKGRRRLIGKETSLSTLGSERMGHIVSDPRQKDFWLPSMGKRDRNQTDKYTPGTALLKGYQEETKASSSCSLSFQPYFSSFTCPHGCSRLIPASDTVPEVPEL
- the GPATCH2L gene encoding G patch domain-containing protein 2-like isoform X13: MDELVHDLASALEQTSEQNKLDELWEEMALSPRQQRRQFRKRRGRKRRSDFTHQTEHACCYSEASESSLDEAMKDCREVLTANFSDSDDMAVAKRHPALSATLKSKQHSWHESDSFTENGPCRPLRRRRKVKRVTSEVAASLQQKLKVSEWNYERGYRFKSAKKQRLSRWKENAPWTSSSHGLCETAENRPFLSKGGRKERMECEADEQKQGSDENMSECETSSVCSSSDTGLFTNDEGRQGDDEQSDWFYEGECVPGFTVPNLLPKWGADHRSEVERMDSGLEKISDSTFLLPSRPAQRGFHARLNRLPGAAARCLRKGRRRLIGKTDKYTPGTALLKGYQEETKASSSCSLSFQPYFSSFTCPHGCSRLIPASDTVPEVPEL
- the GPATCH2L gene encoding G patch domain-containing protein 2-like isoform X11 — its product is MDELVHDLASALEQTSEQNKLDELWEEMALSPRQQRRQFRKRRGRKRRSDFTHQTEHACCYSEASESSLDEAMKDCREVLTANFSDSDDMAVAKRHPALSATLKSKQHSWHESDSFTENGPCRPLRRRRKVKRVTSEVAASLQQKLKVSEWNYERGYRFKSAKKQRLSRWKENAPWTSSSHGLCETAENRPFLSKGGRKERMECEADEQKQGSDENMSECETSSVCSSSDTGLFTNDEGRQGDDEQSDWFYEGECVPGFTVPNLLPKWGADHRSEVERMDSGLEKISDSTFLLPSRPAQRGFHARLNRLPGAAARCLRKGRRRLIGKETSLSTLGSERMGHIVSDPRQKEKNKVLTSDFHHIVACAHETDKYTPGTALLKGYQEETKASSSCSLSFQPYFSSFTCPHGCSRLIPASDTVPEVPEL